The DNA segment GTCATGTTATAGAACACGCAAGGAGGTTAGAAGATTCCAAACTCTTTGACTCGAGAGTTGCTGAAATTAAACAAAACTCCAAACTCAACAAAAAAGAACAAAAAGAAAAAATTCAAGCTTTAGGTACTCGCCCAAAAAACCCAGTTCAAGAATTTTCAATTTGGTGGGGACACAATGAATGGAAAATCGAAAATTTTTCTGGCAATAGTACAGTAGATTTAGCTGTTGGGAAGATACTTGGTTTTCAGAAAAACCAGATATCAGATTACCCTGTTTTTAAAAATCCAACTGTTAATTTCCACCCAGGAGAAGCTCTCTGTAAATTAGGATTCCCTTTTCACAAGTTCGACGCCGAGTACGAAAAAGAAAACAACAGATTTTTTCTTCCACCTAAAGCATTACCCTTTCCACTTTTTCCAATCGAAGGAATATTTACGCGTGTTATAGAGACAGAACAAAAAGAAAAAAATTCATCCCAAATTCGATTTATAGAAACTTCTTCTCCTGGTTTAAGAGGACAAAGTGGAGGTCCTACTTTTGACGTTGAAGGGAGAATTTGGGCAATACAATCAAGAACAGTTCATTATCCTTTAGATTTTTCACCGGTTCCTCCGGGAGGGGGGAATAAGGAACATCAATTTCT comes from the Candidatus Dadabacteria bacterium genome and includes:
- a CDS encoding trypsin-like peptidase domain-containing protein, with amino-acid sequence MFQKALKTVMKYTLPVVVFSYRKNGKTESLIATFVVLNDEGWVLTASHVIEHARRLEDSKLFDSRVAEIKQNSKLNKKEQKEKIQALGTRPKNPVQEFSIWWGHNEWKIENFSGNSTVDLAVGKILGFQKNQISDYPVFKNPTVNFHPGEALCKLGFPFHKFDAEYEKENNRFFLPPKALPFPLFPIEGIFTRVIETEQKEKNSSQIRFIETSSPGLRGQSGGPTFDVEGRIWAIQSRTVHYPLDFSPVPPGGGNKEHQFLNVGVGTHSETVIQFLDSLNIRYNLSEN